Proteins from a single region of Hordeum vulgare subsp. vulgare chromosome 6H, MorexV3_pseudomolecules_assembly, whole genome shotgun sequence:
- the LOC123402301 gene encoding uncharacterized protein LOC123402301, whose product MDLKDSLSRFKQQQERCQSSLASIAASQASTTKPKHRAQPINAQSAPARPAQPIKFSNDTERLQHINSIRKSPIGAQIKLVIELLYKTRQAFTAEQINDETYVDINGNKAVFESLRNNLKVHYDGRRFSYKSKHDLEGKDQLLELIRCHQEGLAVVEVKDAYPSVLEDLQALKAAGEVWLLSNMDSQEDIVYPNDPKVKIKVDDDLKELFRGIELPRDMVDIEKDLQKNGMKPMTDTTKRRAAAQIHGVKPKAKPKKKQREITKRTKLTNAHLPELFQHLKS is encoded by the exons ATGGATCTCAAGGACAGCCTCTCCAGATTTAAGCAGCAGCAGGAGAGGTGCCAGTCATCTTTGGCCAGCATAGCTGCAAGCCAAGCATCAACCACAAAACCAAAGCACAGGGCCCAACCGATTAATGCTCAATCTGCTCCAGCAAGGCCTGCACAACCTATTAAATTTTCAAACGATACAGAAAGGCTGCAACACATTAATTCGATTAGGAAATCTCCTATTGGGGCACAGATCAAACTTGTCATTGAGCTGCTTTACAAG ACAAGACAAGCTTTTACGGCAGAGCAAATAAATGATGAAACCTATGTTGATATCAATGGTAATAAGGCTGTCTTTGAAAGTCTGAGGAATAACCTCAAAGTACACTATGATGGGAGGCGTTTCTCGTACAAG TCCAAGCATGATTTGGAGGGGAAAGATCAACTACTTGAATTGATAAGGTGTCACCAGGAGGGTCTTGCTGTTGTGGAAGTGAAGGATGCATACCCAAGTGTATTGGAGGATTTGCAG GCTCTGAAGGCAGCAGGAGAAGTTTGGCTGTTGTCAAACATGGATTCACAGGAGGACATTGTTTACCCTAATGATCCAAAGGTAAAgatcaaggttgatgatgacctGAAGGAGCTCTTCCGTGGCATTGAGTTACCGCGTGATATGGTTGATATTGAAAAGGATCTCCAGAAGAACGGCATGAAGCCAATGACTGACACCACCAAACGACGAGCAGCAGCTCAGATCCACGGCGTGAAACCCAAGGCTAAGCCTAAGAAGAAGCAACGCGAGATAACCAAACGGACCAAGCTCACGAATGCCCATCTGCCTGAGCTGTTCCAGCATCTTAAATCTTGA